The following is a genomic window from Methanolinea sp..
AGGCGTCGTGTTCGCCCTGAACGTGTCACGCGCGATGACCTGGAACCACCCAAGGGTCATCGCGGACAGCCCGCGGAGCGCGTCACCCGCGGCGATCCTCGCCCCCGGCACGGTGAGAACGACGAGGATAGCAAAGAGGCCGAGGGCGAGGATGAGGACGAGGACGACGAGGGCCTTGCGGGAGAGGAGAGGGCGCCGCGCCGGCCTCGCGAGCGGGATGAGCGGGGCGTCCTTCTCAAAGGAGTATTCCTCGAGGTGAAATCCGCGGACGATCGCGTCCATGTCCTGTATCCTGAGGGTGTACCCGGAATCGACGAACCCTAGCCTCTCGACGAGGTCGTCTGCGGTCACCACCCTGAACCACTTGACCTTTCGGAAGTCGATCTGGCCTTCCGGGTACGTGCTCCCCCTGCAGAAGTACAGCCACGACGCAGTCTTGCGGAGGTTCTGTTCCCCTATGTGGGGGAAGTTATCACGGCAGATCGGGATCATCCTGTCGATGAAGTCCTGCCTGTGCATTTTTGCCTGGATGAAGAGGTTCGGGAGGACGATGGGGCCGTCCTTCGTCTCGACCTCCCAGTTCCCGTTCTCAAGCCCCCTTATCTCCCCGCGGAATGCCTTCAGGTCGAGGAGGACGGGGCCGTTCTTCGTGAGGATGATGCAGTCGATCTGCGCGTTTGCGACGAGCACCCCCGTGAGGACGTACACGGGCTCCTCTGCGTACGCCTCCCGCAGGATCCTCACGATCTCGCGGAGCTGCCGGTACTCGTGCTCGAGCTTGATCTTCTCTCCCCTGAAAAACCGGATTCCCATGCCGCACACCCGACTGCCGCGCGGGCTTCGGGACCTCGTACAAGGTATGCGCTGTATTTTGATAACCTTGTCGAGAAGTTCCCCCAATCCATGGGTTTTTTGTGGGGAAACGGAAGACGAGATCCACGGGAGTGAGGGTGCCCCGGAAGAAACGTGCGGGATTCACCGGATGGGAGCGCGTCACCATCCGCGACGACCGCGGGACCGAGAGGGAGGCGATCGCCCCGGTCATCGTCTCTGCGTCCCGTTCGACGGACATCCCCGCGTTCTACGGCGACTGGTTCGTGGAGAGGCTCCGGAGGGGGCACGCGGCGTGGGTCAACCCGTGGAACGGGAACGTGCAGTACGTCTCGTTCGCGAAAACGAGGGCAATCGTATTCTGGTCGAAGAATCCCGCGCCATTCCTCGAGGAAATCGACGTCGTGCGGGAGATGGGGTACTCGGTCTCCTTCCTCTACACCCTCAATGATTACCGGCAGGAGTCACTCGAGCCACGCGTCCCCCCGCTCCCCGAGAGGGTGAGGACTTTTGCCCGCCTCTCCTCCATCCTCGGCCCGGCAAGGGTCACGTGGCGGTACGATCCCCTCCTCCTCTCGGACTCACTCTCCGTAGACGATCTCCTCTCGCGCGTGGAGTCCATCGGTGCCTCTGTCCACAGGTACACGCGGCGCCTCGTCGTGAGCTTCGTCGATATCGCGAAGTACCCGAGAGTCCAAAGGCTCCTCTCCGTGTCGGGGCACACCGGTGTACGGGAGTTTTCCCCCGGGGAGGTCGACCAGTTCTGCGCGGGGCTCGCAGACATCGCGTCCGGCTGGAACCTCGATATTTACGCGTGCGGGGAGGAAAGGGACCTCTCCTCGTTCG
Proteins encoded in this region:
- a CDS encoding NERD domain-containing protein, with translation MGIRFFRGEKIKLEHEYRQLREIVRILREAYAEEPVYVLTGVLVANAQIDCIILTKNGPVLLDLKAFRGEIRGLENGNWEVETKDGPIVLPNLFIQAKMHRQDFIDRMIPICRDNFPHIGEQNLRKTASWLYFCRGSTYPEGQIDFRKVKWFRVVTADDLVERLGFVDSGYTLRIQDMDAIVRGFHLEEYSFEKDAPLIPLARPARRPLLSRKALVVLVLILALGLFAILVVLTVPGARIAAGDALRGLSAMTLGWFQVIARDTFRANTTPDESRHAILYLNRLRVAEGASPVLFDERAYGLALARARDMAEYRYLDYTNPVTGSSALALKRGHGFSLNETLIETLYGQWTTYIPGIETQAIDSWMMDAGNRQRLFFNQTAGAIACYKGYCSYIGVRPAVREVTLPPAENAPAAGEAP
- a CDS encoding DUF1848 domain-containing protein, with amino-acid sequence MPRKKRAGFTGWERVTIRDDRGTEREAIAPVIVSASRSTDIPAFYGDWFVERLRRGHAAWVNPWNGNVQYVSFAKTRAIVFWSKNPAPFLEEIDVVREMGYSVSFLYTLNDYRQESLEPRVPPLPERVRTFARLSSILGPARVTWRYDPLLLSDSLSVDDLLSRVESIGASVHRYTRRLVVSFVDIAKYPRVQRLLSVSGHTGVREFSPGEVDQFCAGLADIASGWNLDIYACGEERDLSSFGIHRGECISASHLASAFPGDRQLLSFLSPALRGGDSAGAGPLKDPGQRRECGCVASKDIGRYSTCMHLCAYCYANASPEEVRKNWERHAKLREAGFVPEAIGGLGEGI